From Myxococcales bacterium, the proteins below share one genomic window:
- the rsfS gene encoding ribosome silencing factor: MPTPKVASDAPPKSKRSRVTPPPAQGQGSLASDAAREVAVAIAVAALDKKAHALEILDVAGKVDYADFLVLMSGKSDRQVAALAQGIEEALRKKGKRALSVEGLPHAIWVLMDFGDVVVHVFQEDSRQLYDLDGLWMDAKRIPLPADA; encoded by the coding sequence ATGCCCACGCCGAAGGTCGCGTCGGATGCGCCGCCGAAGAGCAAGCGAAGCCGCGTCACGCCGCCTCCCGCGCAAGGCCAGGGCTCGCTCGCGAGCGACGCGGCGCGCGAGGTCGCCGTCGCGATCGCCGTGGCGGCCCTCGACAAGAAGGCGCACGCGCTCGAGATCCTCGATGTGGCAGGGAAGGTCGACTACGCGGACTTTTTGGTGCTCATGTCCGGAAAGAGCGATCGTCAGGTCGCCGCCCTCGCGCAAGGCATCGAAGAGGCGCTCCGAAAGAAGGGAAAACGCGCCCTCTCGGTCGAAGGCCTCCCCCACGCGATCTGGGTCCTCATGGACTTCGGCGACGTCGTCGTGCACGTCTTCCAGGAAGACTCGCGCCAGCTCTACGACCTCGACGGTCTCTGGATGGACGCGAAGCGTATCCCGCTCCCGGCCGACGCCTGA
- a CDS encoding MBL fold metallo-hydrolase, translated as MIHERHTIDCEPAQPGYVGAYLRVAGTECAIIETYTSHALPHLVRAVESRGLRKEDVRYVAVTHAHLDHAGGASAAMAAFPNAILLAHPRAARHLVAPDKLVASATAVYGEEHFRRVYGTIEPIPEGRVRTLDDGASVELGDSVLVAHHTQGHAKHHLVLHDAATGTVYTGDTFGLVYPHLQRKGTFAFASTSPTDFDAKAALASITKVVSLGERTASPTHFGDVTEVAAVAEQVQRFVEASEALVVREASRFDTLVEVTARIEADLRTLFDAHAKAVGLELDARDLRSLELDVTLNAQGLAFAAKKRHEGTAG; from the coding sequence ATGATCCACGAGCGGCACACCATCGACTGCGAGCCCGCGCAACCCGGCTACGTCGGCGCCTACCTTCGTGTCGCCGGCACCGAGTGCGCCATCATCGAGACGTACACGAGCCACGCCCTCCCCCACCTCGTGCGGGCGGTCGAGTCCCGAGGCCTTCGCAAAGAAGACGTCCGCTACGTCGCGGTCACCCACGCCCACCTCGACCACGCCGGTGGCGCGAGCGCCGCGATGGCCGCTTTCCCCAACGCGATCCTGCTCGCGCACCCGAGGGCCGCGCGTCACCTCGTCGCGCCGGACAAGCTCGTCGCGAGCGCCACGGCCGTATACGGCGAGGAGCACTTTCGCCGCGTATACGGCACGATCGAGCCCATCCCCGAGGGCCGCGTGCGCACGCTCGACGACGGCGCGTCGGTCGAGCTCGGAGACAGCGTCCTCGTGGCGCATCACACCCAAGGCCACGCCAAGCATCACTTGGTGCTGCACGACGCGGCGACCGGCACCGTCTACACGGGCGATACGTTCGGCCTCGTGTACCCGCACTTGCAGCGTAAGGGCACCTTCGCCTTCGCGTCCACGAGCCCGACCGACTTCGACGCGAAGGCCGCGCTCGCGAGCATCACGAAGGTCGTCTCCCTCGGGGAGAGGACGGCCTCGCCGACGCACTTCGGCGACGTGACCGAGGTCGCCGCCGTCGCCGAACAGGTCCAGAGGTTCGTCGAGGCGTCCGAGGCCCTCGTCGTCCGCGAGGCGAGCCGGTTCGACACGCTCGTGGAGGTCACGGCGCGCATCGAGGCAGACCTCCGGACGCTCTTCGACGCCCACGCGAAGGCCGTGGGGCTCGAGCTCGACGCGCGAGATCTTCGCTCACTCGAGCTCGACGTCACCCTGAACGCACAAGGCCTCGCCTTTGCGGCCAAGAAGCGCCACGAGGGCACGGCCGGCTGA
- the tatC gene encoding twin-arginine translocase subunit TatC, producing MSTDETEELTHTDPEADVRMTIWEHLDEFRKRVIKAAAGTLIGTIACWTYKEKLLRFLALPYQRIWKEHFPDMKFEMQGLAPADAFSNYLQLAMTGGVVIGAPIIFYQLWAFISPGLYSREKRYIVPFVFFSTGLFLSGVAFAYYVAFPFTFNYFFSLNGRVDGDADMLLITRPTQEHYLDFATRMLLAFGFVFELPLFITFLAIAGIVTPKQLVKFSRWAILGSFILGAIATPGPEVTSQIAVSGALCLLYFVSVGVSFLVAPKRPEPEPSADE from the coding sequence ATGAGCACCGACGAGACCGAGGAGCTCACGCACACGGACCCCGAAGCCGACGTGCGCATGACCATCTGGGAGCACCTCGACGAGTTCCGCAAGCGGGTCATCAAGGCCGCGGCGGGCACGCTCATCGGCACGATCGCGTGCTGGACGTACAAAGAGAAGCTCCTCCGCTTCCTCGCCCTGCCCTACCAGCGCATCTGGAAGGAGCACTTCCCGGACATGAAGTTCGAGATGCAGGGCCTCGCCCCGGCCGACGCCTTCTCGAACTACCTCCAGCTCGCCATGACCGGCGGCGTCGTCATCGGCGCGCCCATCATCTTCTACCAGCTCTGGGCGTTCATCAGCCCGGGCCTCTACTCGCGCGAGAAGCGCTACATCGTCCCGTTCGTCTTCTTCTCGACGGGGCTCTTTTTGTCGGGCGTGGCGTTCGCGTACTACGTCGCGTTCCCGTTCACCTTCAACTACTTCTTCTCGCTGAACGGCCGGGTCGACGGCGACGCCGACATGCTGCTCATCACGCGTCCTACGCAGGAGCACTACCTCGATTTCGCCACGCGCATGTTGCTCGCGTTCGGCTTCGTCTTCGAGCTGCCGCTCTTCATCACGTTCCTCGCGATCGCGGGCATCGTCACGCCGAAGCAGCTCGTCAAGTTCAGCCGCTGGGCGATCTTGGGCTCGTTCATCCTGGGCGCCATCGCCACCCCCGGCCCCGAGGTGACGAGCCAAATCGCCGTCTCGGGCGCGCTCTGCCTCCTCTACTTCGTCTCGGTGGGCGTCTCGTTCCTGGTCGCGCCGAAGCGCCCGGAGCCGGAGCCGTCGGCGGACGAATGA
- a CDS encoding glutathione peroxidase, with protein sequence MCEYRGKVMLIVNVASYCGNTPQYEGLQNLYKKYGPQGLVVLGFPSNEFGEQEPGTGQDIKDFCEKTYGVEFPMYEKIETNGPNAHPIYKWLKSQGPEFAGDIDWNFAKFLVGRDGKAVKRYLNGDLPESPEIVADIEAALARR encoded by the coding sequence ATGTGCGAGTACCGCGGCAAGGTCATGCTCATCGTGAACGTGGCTTCGTACTGCGGAAACACCCCACAATACGAGGGTCTCCAGAACCTCTACAAAAAGTACGGCCCCCAGGGGCTCGTCGTGCTCGGCTTCCCCTCGAACGAGTTCGGCGAGCAGGAGCCGGGCACGGGCCAAGACATCAAGGACTTCTGCGAGAAGACCTACGGCGTCGAGTTCCCGATGTACGAGAAGATCGAGACGAACGGGCCGAACGCGCACCCCATCTACAAGTGGCTGAAGTCGCAGGGGCCCGAGTTCGCTGGCGACATCGACTGGAACTTCGCCAAGTTCCTCGTAGGCCGCGACGGGAAGGCCGTGAAGCGCTACCTGAACGGCGATTTGCCCGAGTCGCCCGAGATCGTCGCCGACATCGAGGCGGCCCTCGCCCGCCGCTGA
- a CDS encoding RNA polymerase sigma factor: MDVTLTLSPLHAASALDSEAPPAPEARPRTSERVLSFRAIFEAHYDYVWISLRRLGVSDRDREDVTNEVFFRVHGKLGAYDPARPIRPWLFAFAVRAASDYRKLARNRHETLGGESEPLQAHPGPMPDEQAIRQEERVLVARGLDTLDLPHRSVFVMHELDHVPVPTIAEALGIPLGTAYTRLRAARQDFAAAIRRLSAQGSRP; encoded by the coding sequence ATGGATGTGACCCTGACGCTCTCCCCCCTCCACGCCGCCTCGGCGCTCGACAGCGAAGCGCCGCCCGCGCCCGAGGCCCGGCCTCGCACGAGCGAGCGGGTCTTGAGCTTTCGCGCGATCTTCGAGGCCCACTACGACTACGTCTGGATCTCCCTGCGGCGCCTCGGGGTCTCCGACCGCGACCGCGAGGACGTGACGAACGAGGTCTTCTTCCGCGTGCACGGCAAGCTCGGCGCCTACGATCCGGCGCGCCCCATCCGGCCCTGGCTCTTCGCGTTCGCGGTCCGCGCTGCATCCGATTACAGAAAGCTCGCCCGCAACCGCCACGAGACGCTGGGCGGTGAGTCGGAGCCCCTACAGGCTCACCCCGGGCCCATGCCCGACGAGCAGGCCATCCGACAGGAGGAGCGTGTGCTCGTGGCCCGCGGCCTCGACACCCTCGACCTTCCCCATCGATCGGTCTTCGTGATGCACGAGCTCGATCACGTCCCCGTCCCCACGATCGCCGAAGCCCTCGGTATTCCCCTGGGGACGGCCTACACGCGGCTCCGCGCCGCACGCCAAGACTTCGCCGCGGCGATCCGCCGGCTGAGCGCCCAAGGGAGCCGCCCATGA